GTAACCAGGTCTTTTGGTCCATGCGGGCGTCCGTTGATGAACATTGAGCATGCACCGCAAATACCTTCGCGACAGTCGTGATCAAATACAACTGGCTCATCACCTTTATTAACAAGTTCCTCGTTTAAAACGTCGAACATCTCTAAGAAAGACATATCAGGCGAAATCTCCGACAGTTTATAATCCACCAAAGCACCTTTGGTCTTGTTATTTTTTTGACGCCAAACTTTAAGCGTTAAGTTCATATTTCCTGTACTCATGATATTGAGATTTTAGTACTTAGCTATTATTTATAACTTCTTTGTGCAACCTTGATGTTTTCAAACTTCAGTTCTTCTTTGTGTAGTTCAAAGTTTACACCTTCTTTGAACTCCCATGCAGCTACGTAAGCGTAGTTTACATCATCACGAAGCGCCTCACCTTCTTCAGTTTGATACTCCTCTCTAAAGTGACCACCGCAGCTTTCGTTACGGTTTAAAGCATCAATACACATCAGTTCTCCTAATTCAATAAAATCGGCCACTCTTCCCGCCTTTTCAAGCTCTGGGTTCATCTCGTTACTGGCTCCGGGAACACGAACATTACTCCAGAAGTCAGCACGTAAAGCCCTAATTTCCTGGATAGCTTCATTCAGTCCTTTTTCATTACGGGCCATTCCACATTTTTCCCACATAATGTGGCCTAGTTTCTTGTGGAAATAATCAACCGACTTGGTTCCTTTAATATTGATCAGTGTATTTAGAATGCCTACTGCCCTGGCCTCAGCCTCAACAAACGCCGGATGATCTGTAGGAATAGCTTTTACTGAAATTTCTTTGGATAAGTATTGACCTATAGTATAAGGAAGAACAAAGTAGCCATCGGCCAAACCCTGCATTAAAGCAGAAGCACCTAAACGGTTGGCACCATGATCTGAAAAGTTAGCTTCTCCTGTACAGTATAAACCGGGTACACTGGTCATTAAGTTATAATCTACCCAAAGGCCGCCCATAGTATAGTGAACAGCAGGATAAATACGCATTGGGGTATCGTAAGGATTTTCTCCTGTAATCTGCGCATACATATCAAACAAGTTACCATATTTTGCTTTGATGACCTCAGTACCTAAGCGCATACAAGTTTCTTTATCTGGGTTATGATTACCCGCCTTAGAGGCTTCTATTTTACCATAACGCTCTGTATTGGCTTTAAAATCCAAATAAACAGCAAGCTTGGATGCACCTACGCCATAACCGGCATCACAACGCTCCTTAGCCGCACGTGACGCAACGTCACGTGGCACAAGATTACCAAACGCAGGGTAACGGCGTTCCAGATAATAATCTCTTTCATCTTCAGGAATCTCCGAAGCTTTACGGGTATCATCTTTCTTTTTAGGCACCCAAATACGACCGTCATTACGCAAGGACTCTGACATTAGTGTCAGTTTACTTTGATGATCTCCTGATACCGGAATACAAGTGGGGTGAATTTGCGTATAACAAGGGTTTGCGAAATAAGCTCCCTGTTTATGTGCTTTCCAGGCAGCAGTAACGTTACTTCCCATTGCATTGGTAGAAAGGTAAAATACGTTTCCGTAACCACCTGTACCCAATACCACCGCATGTCCAAAATGACGTTCTATTTCGCCGGTAATTAAGTTACGTGCAATAATACCACGTGCTTTACCGTCAATTTTAACCACTTCAAGCATTTCATGGCGGGTAAACATTTCTACTTTACCCATTCCAATCTGGCGCTCTAAAGCAGAGTAGGCACCCAATAACAACTGCTGACCAGTTTGTCCGGCAGCATAAAAAGTACGTTGTACTTGTGTACCACCAAAAGAACGGTTATCTAATAAACCGCCATATTCCCTTGCCAATGGTACGCCTTGCGCTACGCACTGGTCAATAATATTTGTACTTACCTCTGCCAAGCGGTGAACGTTGGCTTCACGGGCACGATAGTCACCACCTTTTATCGTATCGTAGAACAAACGGTATGTGCTATCACC
The nucleotide sequence above comes from Pedobacter sp. MC2016-14. Encoded proteins:
- a CDS encoding fumarate reductase/succinate dehydrogenase flavoprotein subunit — protein: MAEINANIPEGELTEKWTKFKSSVPLVNPSNKRTIEVIIVGSGLAGASAAATLAEMGYKVKCFCFQDSPRRAHSIAAQGGINAAKNYQNDGDSTYRLFYDTIKGGDYRAREANVHRLAEVSTNIIDQCVAQGVPLAREYGGLLDNRSFGGTQVQRTFYAAGQTGQQLLLGAYSALERQIGMGKVEMFTRHEMLEVVKIDGKARGIIARNLITGEIERHFGHAVVLGTGGYGNVFYLSTNAMGSNVTAAWKAHKQGAYFANPCYTQIHPTCIPVSGDHQSKLTLMSESLRNDGRIWVPKKKDDTRKASEIPEDERDYYLERRYPAFGNLVPRDVASRAAKERCDAGYGVGASKLAVYLDFKANTERYGKIEASKAGNHNPDKETCMRLGTEVIKAKYGNLFDMYAQITGENPYDTPMRIYPAVHYTMGGLWVDYNLMTSVPGLYCTGEANFSDHGANRLGASALMQGLADGYFVLPYTIGQYLSKEISVKAIPTDHPAFVEAEARAVGILNTLINIKGTKSVDYFHKKLGHIMWEKCGMARNEKGLNEAIQEIRALRADFWSNVRVPGASNEMNPELEKAGRVADFIELGELMCIDALNRNESCGGHFREEYQTEEGEALRDDVNYAYVAAWEFKEGVNFELHKEELKFENIKVAQRSYK